Proteins from a single region of Undibacterium sp. KW1:
- a CDS encoding ribonuclease Z produces the protein MDILFLGTSAGAPTRQRNVTGLALLPDQGSEWYLVDCGEATQHQILQTSLSIHGLQAIFITHVHGDHCYGLPGLLASAAMHGRKMPLHIIAPAGIQHWLQVTHAMSESFLPYELIFTDVENMDAWQDHAVTVRAIKLSHRVPSHAYRFSENHTEAVLDTAKLQTEGIPAGPVWGRLKKGEDVTHEGKKLISHDYLHHPYPLRSIIVGGDNDAPGLLLEASQQAHVLVHEATYTEEVAEKVGARVQHCSAAAVASFAATAALPNLVLTHFSARYQHDSERSPFIGDIETEARAHYQGNLFLAEDFARFRLDKTGVLSRIA, from the coding sequence GTGGATATTTTATTTTTAGGCACCTCGGCAGGTGCACCTACCCGACAACGCAACGTCACAGGCCTGGCTTTATTGCCTGACCAGGGCAGCGAATGGTATCTGGTTGATTGTGGAGAAGCTACCCAGCATCAGATATTGCAGACCTCATTATCCATCCATGGTTTGCAGGCGATTTTCATTACCCATGTGCATGGTGATCACTGTTATGGTTTGCCGGGGTTACTGGCCAGCGCTGCCATGCATGGACGCAAAATGCCCTTGCACATCATCGCCCCGGCAGGCATACAACACTGGTTGCAGGTCACGCATGCAATGTCAGAATCCTTCCTGCCGTATGAGTTGATATTCACGGATGTTGAGAACATGGATGCCTGGCAGGATCATGCCGTCACTGTACGCGCAATCAAATTGTCACACCGTGTGCCTTCCCATGCTTATCGCTTTAGTGAGAACCATACTGAGGCGGTGTTGGACACCGCCAAACTGCAAACCGAGGGCATACCAGCAGGCCCGGTCTGGGGGCGTTTGAAAAAGGGTGAAGATGTCACTCATGAGGGGAAAAAATTAATCAGTCACGATTATCTGCATCACCCTTATCCGCTACGCAGCATCATCGTCGGTGGTGATAATGACGCGCCAGGCTTGTTGCTGGAAGCCAGTCAGCAAGCCCACGTGTTGGTACATGAAGCAACTTATACAGAAGAAGTAGCAGAGAAAGTGGGCGCGCGCGTCCAGCATTGTTCTGCTGCCGCCGTCGCCAGCTTTGCTGCTACTGCTGCCTTGCCCAACCTGGTGCTAACGCATTTCAGTGCGCGCTATCAGCATGACAGCGAAAGGTCACCATTCATAGGCGATATCGAGACAGAGGCGAGGGCACATTATCAGGGGAATCTGTTTCTGGCTGAGGACTTCGCGCGTTTTCGTCTGGATAAGACAGGGGTTTTAAGCCGGATTGCATAA
- a CDS encoding MAPEG family protein, which produces MKTELLYLSYVTILTGVLWIPYILDRVLTCGLLAAVGYPDNSKPQSQWAVRLMKAHSNAVENLVVFATLILLANAMNISNSVIANASMLYFAARVVHAVCYTLGIPWVRTLAFLTGVVAQAIVAVQLLSH; this is translated from the coding sequence ATGAAAACAGAATTGCTGTACCTGAGCTATGTCACCATATTGACTGGCGTATTATGGATACCTTATATACTTGACCGTGTGTTGACCTGTGGCCTGCTGGCAGCGGTTGGTTATCCAGATAACAGCAAGCCGCAATCCCAATGGGCAGTGCGCCTGATGAAAGCGCATAGCAATGCTGTAGAAAACCTGGTGGTGTTCGCTACCCTGATCCTGTTGGCCAATGCGATGAATATCTCCAACTCGGTAATTGCCAATGCCAGCATGCTGTACTTTGCTGCCCGTGTGGTACATGCGGTGTGTTATACCCTTGGCATACCTTGGGTGCGTACGCTGGCTTTTTTAACTGGTGTGGTCGCACAGGCCATAGTTGCCGTGCAATTGCTGTCGCATTAG
- a CDS encoding serine hydrolase, with the protein MKYFYETVHMRLNNILIATCLCGILAACGGGSSNSTAPVTTPAVDVQKPVTLLTGEALRSEVERFRNSNNFPAVSVTIVNQDKVENVVTGTRQVNGSQNVQSTDLFQLGSLTKAATATLVGRLVEQKKLRWDSTIAEIFPAWRTQIRPQYLNVTVEQLLRHRSGLPREVNDGTIEKALPLLTGDLLADRRGLAVLLSQDAPEYPPNSKMVYSNIGYALAGLMAEVAGGDSYENLMQKEVFAPLGIKGRFGFPEDAGINNNIGHTLVGGKWQVTSSLVDPRYAFFINAAGGMNLSLADYGLFLREQLRGLQGQSTYLTQANFQLMHTPVDNYGMGWGIATVPGLGNVSIHNGTELTYYASNRVIPSKNVAIAIACNCYNEAAISKLDDFADSLMQPLIPK; encoded by the coding sequence ATGAAATACTTTTATGAGACCGTGCATATGCGCTTGAACAATATACTGATTGCCACCTGCCTATGCGGCATACTTGCTGCCTGTGGTGGTGGCAGTTCCAACTCTACGGCCCCCGTCACCACGCCAGCCGTAGATGTACAAAAACCGGTAACACTGTTGACCGGAGAAGCATTGCGCTCCGAGGTTGAACGCTTCCGAAACAGCAACAATTTTCCCGCAGTTTCAGTCACTATCGTCAATCAGGATAAAGTAGAAAACGTTGTGACAGGCACCAGGCAAGTCAATGGCAGCCAGAATGTACAAAGTACAGATCTGTTCCAGTTAGGTTCATTGACCAAAGCGGCTACCGCCACCTTGGTAGGCCGCCTGGTGGAACAAAAGAAGCTACGTTGGGATAGCACGATAGCAGAGATATTCCCTGCCTGGCGCACGCAAATCCGTCCTCAATATTTGAATGTCACGGTAGAACAATTACTGCGCCACCGTTCAGGCCTGCCACGTGAAGTGAATGATGGAACCATAGAAAAAGCCTTGCCCTTGCTGACTGGCGACTTGCTGGCAGACCGTCGTGGCCTAGCCGTTTTGTTATCACAGGATGCTCCCGAATATCCACCCAATAGCAAGATGGTGTATTCAAATATAGGTTATGCCCTGGCCGGCCTGATGGCCGAAGTCGCAGGCGGTGACAGCTATGAAAACCTGATGCAGAAAGAAGTATTTGCACCACTGGGTATCAAGGGACGCTTTGGTTTTCCTGAAGATGCAGGCATCAATAACAATATTGGGCATACCCTGGTCGGCGGCAAGTGGCAGGTCACATCATCTCTCGTCGATCCCCGCTACGCATTTTTTATCAATGCTGCAGGTGGCATGAATCTGAGTCTGGCTGACTATGGCCTCTTCTTACGTGAACAACTACGCGGCTTGCAAGGCCAGAGCACCTATTTGACTCAAGCCAATTTCCAGCTGATGCACACGCCTGTCGATAATTATGGCATGGGCTGGGGTATCGCCACTGTTCCTGGGCTGGGTAATGTCAGCATACATAACGGTACAGAGTTGACTTATTACGCCAGCAACAGAGTGATCCCCAGCAAAAACGTTGCTATTGCTATCGCCTGCAATTGCTATAACGAAGCTGCCATCAGCAAGCTGGACGATTTTGCAGACTCGCTGATGCAACCGCTGATACCTAAATAA
- a CDS encoding alpha-ketoglutarate-dependent dioxygenase AlkB: protein MRARKTASFGVAYDYSQISYAETKMPEFLQVICKNVENELGFFPNNCLLNFYLDGNSSMGFHSDSTDELAEDSGVAIISLGSLRRIAYRSKQDKSQEYFYPLPAGGLLYMSASIQEEWLHAIPKEPGAGERISLTFRKILNKAQSES, encoded by the coding sequence ATGCGCGCCCGTAAAACGGCGAGCTTTGGTGTTGCCTATGATTACTCGCAAATTTCGTATGCTGAGACTAAGATGCCAGAATTCTTGCAGGTGATTTGTAAGAATGTAGAAAATGAACTCGGTTTTTTCCCCAATAATTGCTTGCTGAATTTTTACCTGGACGGTAACTCAAGCATGGGATTTCATTCAGACTCTACTGATGAGCTGGCAGAAGATAGTGGCGTCGCCATCATCTCGCTTGGCAGTTTGCGGCGTATTGCCTACCGCAGCAAACAAGATAAAAGCCAGGAATATTTTTACCCTTTGCCAGCAGGAGGATTGCTGTATATGTCGGCAAGCATTCAAGAGGAATGGCTACATGCCATTCCTAAAGAGCCTGGGGCTGGTGAGCGAATTAGTTTGACGTTCAGAAAAATATTGAACAAGGCTCAATCGGAGTCTTGA
- the kynA gene encoding tryptophan 2,3-dioxygenase: MSNNEQTGKCPMSWHGAQMDFSESMSYGDYLGLDQILTAQHPRSPNHNEMLFIIQHQTSELWIKLMLHELHAVRVHIRSNDLPPAFKMLSRVARIMDQLVHAWDVLSTMTPSEYTAIRPYLGASSGFQSHQYRELEYLLGNKNATLMSVHESKPEVHATLDASLRTPSIYDEAIMLLSRQGFTIDADRLQQDWSHGVVANESVKAAWLQVYQTPEKYWSLYELAEKLVDMETAFRIWRFRHVTTVERIIGFKTGTGGTAGVSYLRKMLDVVLFPELFALRTAL, encoded by the coding sequence ATGAGCAATAACGAACAAACTGGCAAATGCCCCATGTCATGGCACGGCGCGCAAATGGATTTTAGTGAATCCATGAGTTACGGTGATTATCTTGGCCTTGACCAGATACTGACGGCGCAACATCCGCGCTCACCGAATCACAATGAAATGCTGTTCATTATCCAGCATCAGACCAGCGAACTGTGGATCAAGCTGATGCTGCATGAACTGCATGCCGTGCGCGTGCACATACGCAGCAATGATCTGCCACCAGCCTTCAAGATGCTGTCGCGCGTGGCCCGCATCATGGATCAACTAGTGCATGCATGGGATGTTTTATCTACCATGACACCTAGTGAATATACGGCGATACGCCCTTATCTGGGTGCCTCATCAGGCTTTCAGTCACATCAATACCGTGAACTGGAATACCTGCTGGGAAACAAGAACGCCACCCTGATGAGCGTGCACGAAAGCAAACCCGAAGTGCACGCAACCCTGGATGCATCCCTGCGCACACCATCGATTTATGATGAAGCCATCATGCTCTTGTCACGCCAGGGTTTTACGATAGATGCAGACCGCTTGCAACAAGACTGGTCACATGGCGTGGTTGCCAATGAATCTGTCAAGGCGGCGTGGCTGCAAGTCTATCAAACACCCGAGAAATACTGGTCTTTGTATGAACTGGCTGAGAAACTGGTGGATATGGAAACCGCCTTCCGCATCTGGCGCTTCCGCCATGTGACGACGGTGGAGCGCATCATCGGTTTCAAAACCGGCACGGGTGGCACCGCAGGTGTCAGCTATCTGCGCAAGATGCTGGATGTGGTGTTGTTCCCGGAATTGTTTGCTTTGCGGACGGCTTTATAA